A stretch of the Amycolatopsis sp. BJA-103 genome encodes the following:
- a CDS encoding STAS domain-containing protein, which translates to MTDYRAPASDPPRPARRFVSPLDISVTASGIDTVVTVSGEIDLAVSDGLRQAMEEELRFTPSALIADLSAVTFCDSSGFTALVQIRAKTEEAGIPFILVTQERALLRPMSLLGLDAVFNVHPTIDSARDALTR; encoded by the coding sequence TTGACCGACTATCGCGCACCAGCCTCCGATCCGCCCCGTCCGGCCCGGAGATTCGTGTCCCCGCTCGACATCTCGGTCACCGCTTCCGGCATCGACACGGTGGTCACCGTTTCCGGCGAGATCGACCTCGCCGTCTCGGACGGCCTGCGCCAGGCCATGGAGGAAGAACTCCGGTTCACGCCCTCGGCGCTGATCGCGGACCTGTCCGCCGTCACTTTCTGCGATTCGTCCGGTTTCACGGCCCTCGTCCAGATCCGGGCGAAGACCGAAGAAGCGGGCATCCCCTTCATCCTGGTCACCCAGGAACGAGCCCTGCTGCGCCCGATGTCACTCCTCGGCCTCGACGCCGTCTTCAACGTGCACCCGACCATCGATTCGGCACGGGACGCGCTCACTCGCTGA
- a CDS encoding ATP-binding protein, whose translation MNEKATFGAELRRLRKAAGLSLTELAARTHYSKGYLSKVETGLSTPNPALATLCETELGVEGALTPLLPGEPLRRRTRPDVRPSGLPPGTPSFTGRTAELRAIRAALEADGGVCVVSGMGGVGKTELAVRCARRLESGFADGCLFVDLRGHESGDSSAVHDRLLRVLGVPADRIPTDADDRAALYRSRLRGRSLLLVLDNAVNAAQVRPLLPAEPKCRVLITSRSRLSALDDAEHVSLDMLPLAAAVNLFTTVTEVPAGPTVTRVVQRCGLLPLAIRIAAARLRAHPAWDVAELDRRLNDEAARLGELDDGERTLTAAFWLSAQLLSPAESRLFGLLTVHPGTDVDIHTVSALSALPLRETDRLLDRLHEVHLLTQPEPDRYGFHDLLRAFAAEFVLTDAEDGMKAFSRLTAFAVRSAAQADRELTPHRFFPEIAFDPDVPEPVRLDDSAMAMSWFHSEWPGLVTLCKTASERGEHERCWQLAFFLRDFFFVAKLWDPWLETHRWARSSAESIGDTWALATTTANLGVALVDRGDLDEASACYREALTLFRRIGDGHGETTTLAHSGWADHYRGNHDDALRDLRQAHASYVRDGNRRNAAITGRGIALVLTAIGQSAEAATLAAETLSVFDELGLELDAAMALNCMGWAWYHAERHDLAASAYRTAVDRAEACGSSYEAARAYIGLGNVAVAEGSHALAADLWDRADEVHPDLDQVMVGEARTRMTGVRRLSS comes from the coding sequence ATGAACGAAAAAGCCACGTTCGGAGCCGAGCTGAGACGTCTTCGCAAAGCGGCCGGCCTTTCACTCACCGAACTCGCCGCTCGCACCCACTACAGCAAGGGCTACCTCAGCAAGGTCGAGACCGGGCTCTCCACACCGAATCCTGCACTCGCCACTCTTTGTGAAACCGAACTCGGCGTGGAAGGGGCACTGACACCGCTACTGCCCGGCGAACCCCTGCGGCGTAGGACGCGGCCGGACGTCCGGCCGTCCGGATTACCACCGGGAACTCCCTCCTTCACCGGCCGGACCGCCGAACTCCGCGCGATCCGCGCGGCCTTGGAAGCCGACGGTGGCGTCTGCGTCGTGTCCGGTATGGGCGGTGTCGGAAAGACGGAACTCGCGGTCCGGTGTGCGCGACGGCTTGAGTCCGGATTCGCCGACGGGTGCCTGTTCGTCGACCTGCGCGGCCACGAGTCCGGCGATTCCAGCGCGGTGCACGACAGATTGTTGCGCGTGCTCGGCGTACCGGCGGACCGTATCCCGACCGATGCGGACGATCGCGCCGCGCTGTACCGGTCCCGGCTCCGCGGCCGCAGTCTTCTCTTGGTGCTCGACAACGCGGTCAACGCGGCTCAAGTTCGTCCGCTGCTCCCCGCCGAGCCGAAATGCCGCGTCCTGATCACCAGCAGGTCCAGGCTGAGCGCGCTCGACGACGCCGAGCACGTTTCCCTGGACATGCTCCCCCTTGCCGCGGCGGTGAATCTTTTCACCACTGTCACCGAGGTTCCCGCCGGACCCACCGTCACCCGGGTGGTCCAACGATGCGGCCTGCTCCCCCTCGCGATCCGGATCGCCGCGGCGAGGCTTCGCGCGCATCCGGCGTGGGACGTCGCCGAACTCGACCGGCGCCTGAACGACGAGGCCGCTCGCCTTGGCGAGCTGGACGACGGCGAACGCACGCTCACCGCCGCGTTCTGGCTGTCCGCACAGCTGCTCAGCCCCGCCGAGTCGAGACTCTTCGGTCTCCTCACCGTCCACCCCGGAACCGACGTCGACATCCACACCGTGAGTGCGCTGAGCGCGCTTCCGCTCCGGGAGACCGATCGATTATTGGACCGTCTGCACGAAGTCCACCTTCTCACCCAACCAGAACCTGATCGATACGGATTCCATGATCTGCTGCGTGCGTTCGCGGCCGAATTCGTACTAACCGACGCGGAGGATGGAATGAAAGCGTTCAGCCGGCTCACGGCTTTCGCGGTTCGAAGTGCCGCTCAAGCCGACAGAGAACTCACCCCGCACCGCTTCTTCCCGGAGATCGCCTTCGACCCGGACGTCCCGGAACCGGTCAGGCTCGACGACAGCGCGATGGCGATGTCCTGGTTCCACTCGGAATGGCCCGGCCTGGTGACCCTGTGCAAGACGGCGAGTGAACGCGGCGAGCACGAAAGGTGCTGGCAACTCGCCTTCTTCCTGCGCGACTTCTTCTTCGTGGCCAAACTCTGGGATCCCTGGCTGGAAACCCATCGATGGGCACGCTCGTCCGCCGAGTCGATCGGGGACACGTGGGCGCTCGCCACCACCACGGCCAACCTGGGGGTCGCGCTCGTCGATCGCGGCGACCTGGACGAAGCCTCGGCGTGCTACCGCGAAGCGCTTACGCTGTTCCGGCGCATCGGTGACGGTCACGGGGAAACCACGACGCTGGCGCACAGCGGCTGGGCCGACCACTATCGGGGCAACCACGACGACGCGCTACGAGATCTCCGGCAGGCGCACGCCTCCTACGTCCGCGACGGCAATCGCCGCAACGCCGCGATCACCGGCCGCGGGATCGCGCTGGTACTGACCGCGATCGGGCAGTCCGCCGAAGCCGCCACACTCGCCGCCGAAACCTTGTCCGTGTTCGACGAACTCGGACTGGAACTGGACGCCGCGATGGCCCTCAACTGCATGGGCTGGGCCTGGTACCACGCCGAGCGCCATGACCTGGCCGCCTCGGCCTACCGTACCGCCGTGGACCGGGCTGAAGCCTGCGGAAGCTCATACGAAGCCGCACGCGCGTACATCGGTCTCGGCAATGTGGCGGTGGCTGAAGGCTCCCACGCGCTGGCGGCCGATCTGTGGGACCGAGCCGACGAAGTGCACCCTGATCTCGACCAGGTCATGGTCGGCGAAGCCCGGACACGGATGACGGGAGTCCGCCGGCTCTCCAGTTAG
- a CDS encoding tetratricopeptide repeat protein, whose translation MTDPDPDLSDAHSSDRFDVFLCFSRDDPVGSARMTEIAVALRDAGLRVFRDEVLDEYAPITRELADAIACSRVLLVYYSRAFAGNHSCRWELTTAFASAGRHGDPADRVLVVDPEPDGKHVEPAELADARFFTGPVTPRTLPALVERVLRKVADAGHPLGAGNQVPAERPPARMTGRHRELWAIHSGLRARPVLILRGLPGVGKTALAEQYAYLFRTAFEGGVMRLGPFGHHAPEEVLSQFHLALAQAAGEQLGVDVSGMDLDRLRDHVAGRIGATGHRVLVLIDDVPAGLPPNVLDRLLLPTPEVSTVITSRVEHSAWDAAVLDLAGLSPGEGLQLFSEHRAPADDAEREAVLSLVERCGGHPITVRANALAVRNQPGRLDDGSLAACPDTAPPAIRDLLANLGPVASVIVRLGSLLAPVPFPLGFARDVLGPAIDRAFTDAVGALATSGVVSLVDGGLWLQPLVAEVASAGLEPGDLPESAAKTLLRLISDDRAEYRGLFLQHGRSLAEHTSAAYRIQLLRPIAAMHEKHGDPLAAGEIHAMILTTEGATSVDFATAARVEIDCGLYPEAARHARRALLLAGTDDERYTARLIAAQALDCQGDYDAGDRTFWHAYSGRLPDGRDERLPVIVASAQAFRLRGRARESITSLEAILPELHDVPPGPLRDDLLPSALLEYARALLLDGHPQRARQVATEVVTGFHNTGRERHFRCTEAELLLAEATVTLDLRDLRPAFADRERFAGKLRELERTYGKHYGSENPLTLTVAAMADRALLALGQPEQALRALSATERTVLRVIGDEHQLRYRIRHGIAQAHGQLGDFGHQAEILEEILQPQIRLLGLRHPETLESRLDLGIALAFGGREQYQLATELVEGAADDIIATFGLATELSAKAVAARRVIRLPLPLVSAPTTDERLFGAGGAKSSE comes from the coding sequence ATGACGGATCCCGACCCCGACTTGTCCGACGCTCACAGCTCGGATCGTTTCGATGTCTTCCTCTGTTTCAGTCGCGACGATCCCGTGGGCTCAGCGCGGATGACCGAGATCGCGGTGGCTCTTCGTGACGCGGGACTCCGCGTTTTCCGGGACGAAGTCCTCGACGAGTACGCACCGATCACTCGTGAACTCGCCGACGCGATCGCCTGCTCGCGCGTTCTGCTCGTGTACTACTCCCGCGCTTTCGCCGGAAACCATTCCTGCCGATGGGAACTGACCACCGCTTTCGCCTCCGCCGGACGCCACGGCGATCCGGCGGACCGCGTGCTCGTCGTCGATCCGGAGCCCGACGGAAAGCACGTCGAGCCCGCGGAGCTGGCCGACGCGAGATTCTTCACCGGTCCGGTCACTCCGCGAACCTTGCCCGCCCTGGTCGAGCGAGTCCTGCGCAAAGTGGCCGACGCCGGCCATCCCCTCGGCGCCGGGAACCAGGTACCGGCAGAGCGGCCGCCCGCACGGATGACCGGGAGGCACCGGGAACTCTGGGCAATCCACAGTGGGCTGCGCGCCAGGCCGGTCTTGATACTGCGCGGCCTGCCAGGCGTGGGTAAGACCGCGTTGGCGGAGCAGTACGCCTACCTTTTCCGCACTGCCTTCGAAGGCGGTGTGATGCGCTTGGGCCCGTTCGGGCATCACGCACCCGAAGAGGTCCTTTCCCAGTTTCACCTCGCGCTGGCCCAGGCGGCCGGGGAACAACTGGGCGTCGATGTGTCCGGAATGGACCTCGATCGGCTGCGCGACCACGTCGCTGGGCGGATCGGCGCCACCGGGCACCGGGTACTCGTCCTGATCGACGACGTTCCGGCAGGGCTGCCGCCGAACGTACTCGACCGGCTCCTGCTCCCCACGCCCGAAGTGTCCACGGTGATCACCAGCCGGGTAGAGCATTCCGCGTGGGACGCCGCGGTTCTGGACCTCGCCGGATTGTCACCGGGCGAAGGGCTCCAGCTGTTCAGCGAGCACCGCGCTCCTGCCGATGACGCCGAACGGGAAGCGGTACTAAGTCTCGTCGAGCGATGTGGTGGACACCCGATCACGGTGCGCGCCAACGCCTTGGCTGTCCGGAACCAGCCGGGACGGCTCGATGACGGTTCCTTGGCCGCTTGCCCGGACACCGCACCGCCGGCGATCCGTGACCTGCTGGCGAACCTCGGTCCGGTCGCCTCCGTCATCGTCCGGTTGGGCAGCCTGCTGGCCCCGGTCCCGTTTCCGCTCGGCTTCGCGCGCGACGTTCTCGGACCCGCCATCGACCGCGCTTTCACGGATGCCGTCGGCGCGTTGGCCACGTCGGGGGTGGTCTCACTCGTGGACGGCGGATTGTGGCTGCAACCGCTCGTGGCGGAGGTGGCCAGTGCCGGACTCGAGCCGGGCGATCTGCCCGAGTCGGCGGCAAAAACCCTGTTACGGCTCATCTCCGACGACCGCGCAGAATACCGGGGGCTCTTCCTCCAGCATGGCCGCTCTCTCGCCGAACACACCTCCGCGGCGTACCGGATCCAGCTGCTGCGCCCGATCGCGGCCATGCACGAGAAGCACGGAGATCCCCTGGCAGCCGGCGAGATCCACGCCATGATCCTGACCACCGAGGGGGCGACCAGCGTGGACTTCGCGACGGCGGCGCGCGTGGAGATCGACTGCGGTCTGTACCCGGAGGCCGCGCGGCACGCCCGGCGCGCGCTGCTGCTGGCGGGTACCGACGACGAGCGGTACACGGCAAGGCTGATCGCCGCACAGGCGCTCGACTGTCAGGGGGACTACGACGCCGGCGATCGGACCTTCTGGCACGCGTACAGCGGCCGGCTCCCGGACGGCCGCGACGAACGGTTGCCCGTCATCGTTGCGAGTGCGCAGGCGTTCCGTCTCCGCGGTCGTGCCCGGGAGTCCATCACCTCACTCGAGGCGATTCTGCCTGAGCTCCACGACGTACCACCCGGGCCGCTGCGCGACGACCTCCTTCCGTCGGCTCTCCTGGAATATGCGCGCGCCTTGCTGCTCGATGGCCATCCACAACGAGCTCGCCAGGTCGCGACGGAAGTAGTCACCGGCTTTCACAACACTGGCAGGGAACGGCACTTCAGGTGCACTGAGGCCGAACTGCTGCTGGCGGAAGCGACGGTCACCCTCGACCTGCGAGACCTTCGTCCGGCCTTCGCCGATCGGGAGCGATTCGCCGGGAAACTGCGCGAACTCGAAAGGACGTATGGAAAACACTACGGCTCGGAAAATCCGTTGACCTTGACCGTCGCGGCCATGGCCGATCGTGCGCTACTGGCACTGGGGCAACCTGAGCAGGCCTTGCGCGCACTGAGCGCGACCGAGCGGACCGTGCTCCGCGTTATCGGCGACGAACACCAGTTGCGCTACCGGATCAGGCATGGCATTGCCCAGGCACATGGGCAGTTAGGTGATTTCGGCCATCAGGCCGAAATCCTCGAAGAGATCCTCCAGCCTCAGATCCGGCTGCTGGGCTTGCGCCATCCGGAAACCCTGGAAAGCAGGCTCGACCTGGGTATAGCACTGGCTTTCGGCGGGCGCGAGCAGTATCAGCTTGCCACGGAACTGGTCGAGGGGGCCGCGGACGACATCATCGCGACGTTCGGCCTCGCGACCGAACTGTCGGCGAAGGCTGTCGCGGCAAGACGGGTGATCCGGCTCCCCCTGCCCCTCGTCTCCGCGCCGACCACGGATGAACGGCTTTTCGGTGCGGGCGGCGCGAAGAGCAGCGAGTGA
- the shbA gene encoding RNA polymerase sigma factor ShbA, translating into MPTIDTRPIGDDVKGYSTLGTASRQSGRLTREVLDPLVMAAKAGDPGAVHALLAVVKPVLVRYCRARMGGRDLSYLSADDIAQEACLAVFKMLPSYEDRGGSFLYLVRAIAANKVADAFRVVSRDRSDPVPELPEAGSVRNEPESHLLGVDLGARLGRLVATLPRTQREVITLRIVVGLTATETGVALGLTPGNVRVKQHRALVKLRELVQEEDDL; encoded by the coding sequence ATGCCGACCATCGACACTCGCCCGATCGGCGACGACGTCAAGGGCTACAGCACGTTGGGGACCGCGTCGCGTCAATCGGGCCGTCTGACCAGAGAAGTGCTCGACCCGCTTGTCATGGCGGCGAAGGCCGGCGATCCGGGTGCGGTCCACGCGTTACTGGCCGTTGTGAAGCCGGTGCTGGTGCGCTATTGCCGTGCACGGATGGGCGGCCGCGATCTTTCCTACCTGTCGGCCGACGACATCGCGCAGGAAGCGTGCCTCGCGGTCTTCAAAATGCTGCCGTCGTACGAAGATCGAGGTGGCTCGTTCCTCTACCTCGTGCGCGCGATCGCGGCCAACAAGGTCGCCGACGCCTTCCGCGTGGTGTCCCGCGACCGATCCGACCCCGTGCCGGAGCTGCCGGAGGCCGGATCGGTCCGCAACGAGCCGGAAAGCCATCTGCTCGGCGTCGACCTCGGGGCACGGCTCGGCAGGCTCGTCGCCACGCTCCCGAGGACGCAGCGGGAGGTGATCACTTTGAGGATCGTTGTCGGGTTGACCGCCACCGAGACCGGGGTCGCACTCGGGCTCACGCCGGGCAACGTGCGGGTCAAACAACACCGGGCGTTGGTGAAGCTCCGCGAACTGGTGCAGGAGGAGGACGACTTATGA
- a CDS encoding SEFIR domain-containing protein, giving the protein MTDNEAPRVFVTYAHDSPEHKERVRLFADFLHSGIGLEVHLDQWDDDERRDWSLWALNHLDTADFVVVIASPEYKRRAEGSAAFDEGRGSQFEAARIRDRLTRDLGGEIKRVLPVVFPQQSVEDIPNFLNPYSTTRYPVEAFTEEGVEDLLVAITGRARHQRPERAQWRGGKVSTAAPRRTALATGLEWRAGGRNIRVEGARINDVHYADSIVLRAAEQLAFVEVDLGMAYRRLTAVAGVLDGATEPFQVGHFRVLLDGRPSPEVKVALGKPAAIDVDVTGVLTLRLEFHRPGTTEAKWLPELAWGDPVLE; this is encoded by the coding sequence ATGACCGACAACGAGGCGCCGCGCGTGTTCGTCACTTACGCACACGATTCACCGGAGCATAAAGAGCGGGTCCGCCTCTTCGCGGATTTCCTGCACAGCGGGATCGGCCTCGAAGTACACCTTGATCAATGGGACGACGACGAACGTCGCGACTGGTCTTTGTGGGCGTTGAATCATCTCGACACGGCGGATTTCGTGGTGGTCATCGCCTCCCCGGAGTACAAACGCCGCGCCGAGGGATCCGCGGCCTTCGACGAAGGACGTGGATCCCAGTTCGAAGCGGCGCGGATCCGCGATCGGCTGACCCGGGATCTCGGCGGCGAGATCAAGCGGGTGCTCCCGGTCGTGTTCCCCCAACAGTCCGTCGAGGACATCCCGAACTTTCTGAACCCATACTCGACCACCAGGTACCCGGTCGAGGCGTTCACCGAGGAGGGTGTGGAGGACCTGCTGGTCGCGATCACCGGCAGAGCAAGGCACCAGCGTCCCGAGCGCGCGCAGTGGCGTGGCGGCAAGGTCAGCACGGCAGCTCCTCGCCGGACCGCATTGGCGACCGGGCTGGAATGGCGAGCGGGCGGCCGGAACATCCGGGTGGAGGGCGCGCGGATCAACGACGTGCACTACGCGGACAGCATCGTCTTGCGGGCGGCGGAGCAGCTCGCCTTCGTCGAAGTGGACCTTGGAATGGCCTACAGGAGGCTGACCGCGGTGGCGGGCGTCCTCGACGGCGCCACCGAGCCCTTCCAGGTGGGACACTTCCGCGTACTCCTCGACGGAAGGCCATCCCCCGAGGTCAAGGTGGCGCTGGGGAAGCCTGCCGCGATCGACGTCGACGTCACCGGCGTGCTGACACTGCGGCTGGAATTCCACCGCCCAGGCACCACAGAGGCCAAGTGGCTGCCCGAACTGGCCTGGGGCGACCCCGTCCTGGAGTGA
- a CDS encoding toll/interleukin-1 receptor domain-containing protein, which translates to MALVYEYDVFISYRRGGGDAPDWVRNHFHPRLQRLLDDNVDYDVKIFLEDSVPVGGKWPQEVRDALQRARILIPVCSPKYFHDEWCLAEWHTMAKREEIVAKDSAAKVGRLIYPVIFSDSENFPGYARERRMHSFRNWNKPHPQYQNTPEYLDFDREMERMVEDLVEIIAQAPRWCPEWPVETPPPGPTRPSKLPRF; encoded by the coding sequence ATGGCGCTCGTGTACGAGTACGACGTGTTCATCAGCTATCGCCGAGGCGGAGGCGATGCCCCGGACTGGGTGCGAAATCACTTTCACCCTCGGTTGCAGAGACTTCTGGACGACAATGTCGACTATGATGTCAAGATATTTCTGGAGGACAGCGTTCCTGTCGGGGGAAAGTGGCCGCAGGAGGTGCGGGACGCCTTGCAGCGCGCCCGGATCCTGATCCCAGTCTGTTCCCCGAAGTACTTTCACGATGAGTGGTGCCTCGCCGAATGGCACACGATGGCGAAACGAGAGGAAATCGTCGCGAAGGACAGTGCGGCGAAGGTGGGACGGTTGATCTATCCGGTGATCTTCAGCGACTCGGAGAACTTTCCCGGCTACGCTCGCGAACGCCGTATGCACAGTTTCCGGAACTGGAACAAGCCGCATCCGCAGTATCAGAACACCCCCGAGTACCTCGACTTCGACCGCGAGATGGAGCGGATGGTGGAGGACCTGGTGGAGATCATCGCGCAGGCGCCACGATGGTGTCCGGAGTGGCCGGTCGAAACTCCGCCGCCCGGCCCGACCAGGCCGTCGAAGCTGCCGAGGTTCTGA
- a CDS encoding KGGVGR-motif variant AAA ATPase, with amino-acid sequence MPGTVVTFYSYKGGVGRSFTLANIAVLLARWGYRVLCLDWDLEAPGLDTYFQPMMSAPPSGGVVDLIDDFREGRLRPGAHTTRLTGKVKLDVITAGRADSAYVRRVQDLDWETLYEQGFGDYLEQCREQWTAGYDFILVDSRTGISDIGGICTAHLPDRLVVLFTANVQSMKGAVDIAERANVARDRMPYDRPQLTVLPVLSRFDAREEYARSEEWRRICLDETKDLFRSWLDRDVSPDVMSRHLTLPYVSFWTFGEQLPVMTELSPTVDQISFALETVAAVVAHDFDRTDLLAENRDAYVAAIRAEKRTFTHDVRVSTTRPTMDLADDLMKYLAELGVRPVLSFSGERSLLEKTEDDAKHLCLIVDREVSRWQSAEVELFLHRTLGQDRRVVPVLTEGTEPNTLPGYVGNLRHLQFGQSRGPVEIARNLVDQLTGTTALVEPGELDVAGVLRHAARARLRPLMWGLVDEIVADLQIAIGAGGRERVQDLAQELMAATRARATDVEQSHRVVIPPSTRAAIDWAVRTAEARVTRHGFSGFLDQ; translated from the coding sequence ATGCCGGGAACCGTGGTCACCTTCTACTCCTACAAGGGCGGCGTCGGGCGGAGCTTCACCCTGGCCAATATCGCCGTTCTCCTGGCTCGCTGGGGATATCGGGTGTTGTGTCTGGACTGGGATCTGGAGGCACCAGGTCTGGACACCTACTTCCAGCCGATGATGAGCGCGCCCCCGTCCGGCGGCGTCGTGGATCTGATCGACGACTTCCGCGAGGGCAGGCTCCGGCCCGGCGCGCATACGACCCGGCTGACCGGCAAGGTGAAGCTCGACGTCATCACCGCGGGCCGGGCGGATTCCGCCTACGTCAGGCGAGTGCAGGACCTCGACTGGGAAACCCTCTACGAACAGGGTTTCGGGGACTATCTCGAACAATGCCGGGAACAGTGGACGGCAGGCTACGACTTCATCCTCGTCGATAGCCGGACGGGCATCTCCGACATCGGGGGCATCTGCACCGCCCACCTTCCGGACCGCCTCGTGGTCCTGTTCACGGCGAACGTGCAGAGTATGAAGGGCGCGGTCGACATCGCCGAACGCGCCAACGTCGCCCGGGACCGCATGCCCTACGACCGGCCGCAGCTGACCGTTCTTCCGGTGCTGTCGCGATTCGACGCCCGCGAGGAGTACGCCCGCTCGGAGGAGTGGCGGCGTATCTGTCTCGACGAGACCAAGGACCTGTTCCGCAGCTGGCTCGACCGCGACGTCTCTCCCGACGTGATGTCGCGTCATCTGACACTGCCTTACGTCTCCTTCTGGACCTTCGGTGAGCAGCTCCCGGTGATGACGGAACTCAGCCCGACCGTCGATCAGATCAGTTTCGCGCTCGAAACGGTCGCCGCGGTCGTCGCGCACGACTTCGACCGGACGGACCTGCTCGCCGAGAACCGGGACGCGTATGTCGCCGCGATCCGTGCGGAGAAGAGGACGTTCACCCACGACGTCCGGGTCAGTACGACCAGGCCGACGATGGATCTCGCCGACGACCTCATGAAGTACTTGGCGGAACTCGGCGTGCGACCGGTGCTGTCGTTCTCGGGAGAACGGTCACTGCTCGAAAAGACCGAGGACGACGCGAAACATCTGTGCCTGATCGTCGACCGGGAAGTGAGCCGGTGGCAGTCGGCCGAGGTCGAGCTGTTCCTGCACCGGACCCTCGGTCAAGATCGCCGGGTCGTGCCGGTGCTCACCGAGGGAACCGAGCCCAACACGTTGCCGGGTTATGTCGGCAATCTGAGGCATCTCCAGTTCGGTCAGTCCCGCGGGCCGGTGGAGATCGCCCGGAACCTGGTGGACCAGCTCACCGGGACGACGGCGCTCGTCGAACCGGGTGAACTCGACGTCGCTGGCGTGCTCCGGCACGCCGCTCGCGCGCGACTGCGCCCCCTCATGTGGGGACTGGTGGACGAGATCGTCGCCGACCTGCAGATCGCGATCGGCGCGGGTGGGCGTGAGCGGGTCCAGGACCTCGCGCAGGAGCTCATGGCGGCTACGCGGGCCAGGGCGACCGACGTCGAGCAGAGCCATCGTGTCGTGATCCCGCCCAGCACCCGGGCGGCCATCGACTGGGCGGTGCGGACCGCCGAGGCGAGGGTGACGCGCCACGGCTTCAGCGGATTCCTCGATCAGTAG